One stretch of Caldinitratiruptor microaerophilus DNA includes these proteins:
- a CDS encoding copper amine oxidase N-terminal domain-containing protein, with product MRRFGVALGLAAFLTLGTALTAFAHDASGTFVVGSTQVRIAEKDVTLEVPVHVFKDNQVWVPVRAVVEAWGGKVDWDGEKRQVHVFGPAGQHFILTVGSAEVNILSGGGSSPLSGPVHIVKDRAQVPLKFLADNFGYHYAFDEATKTVKVTVEGH from the coding sequence GTGCGCAGGTTCGGTGTTGCGCTGGGGCTGGCCGCCTTCCTCACCCTGGGCACGGCCCTGACGGCCTTCGCCCACGATGCGAGCGGCACGTTCGTGGTAGGCTCGACCCAGGTTCGGATCGCCGAGAAGGACGTCACCCTCGAGGTTCCCGTCCACGTGTTCAAGGACAACCAGGTCTGGGTCCCGGTCCGGGCCGTCGTGGAAGCCTGGGGAGGCAAGGTCGACTGGGACGGCGAAAAGAGGCAGGTACACGTGTTCGGCCCGGCCGGGCAGCACTTCATCCTGACCGTGGGCAGTGCCGAGGTGAACATCCTCTCCGGTGGCGGGTCCAGCCCCCTGTCCGGTCCCGTCCACATCGTGAAGGATCGGGCGCAGGTCCCGCTGAAGTTCCTGGCCGACAACTTCGGTTACCACTACGCCTTCGACGAAGCCACCAAGACCGTCAAGGTCACCGTCGAGGGCCACTGA
- a CDS encoding tyrosine-type recombinase/integrase, with protein MANRDDRVSDPQDRGTPHGGTPRRRRGSAPGGVRSETATAGQVQTAGTTAGGARPTGSASGSGAGGPDAGEGEPAKPPLPPELDQNLERFRAAVTGSNRAARTAEAYYRDVRIFFEWLVASGTGVQRVSEIRPIHILDYRVAMVKDNLKLSTRTRRESALRLFFKLMVEIGLIRAQDNPMVERSAFQPRARGGQRALPVFLSEGQAREFVRTILEREDAQGGRQSWMKARDAALFTLLLTMGLRVSELCSLRLRHAEEMLRLGFCTIRGKGDKERVVPVPPTAAQRLQTYLRQRPAVFPAGHPLEGQRVSDALFLSKDLTPIGPRGVQFLIKTYAKRAGFSADLVRSLTPHKLRHTFATLLLEGGANLRAIQDLLGHAHISTTQIYTHVRRENLRETIRRLPQI; from the coding sequence ATGGCGAACCGCGACGACCGAGTGTCCGATCCGCAGGACCGCGGCACGCCGCACGGCGGGACGCCGCGCCGGCGCCGGGGCTCAGCGCCCGGCGGAGTGCGGTCTGAGACCGCGACGGCCGGCCAGGTGCAGACCGCGGGCACGACGGCCGGCGGCGCACGGCCCACAGGCTCGGCGTCCGGTAGCGGGGCCGGCGGTCCTGACGCCGGCGAGGGCGAACCGGCGAAGCCGCCCCTGCCGCCGGAACTCGACCAGAACCTCGAGCGCTTCCGGGCGGCGGTGACGGGGTCCAACCGGGCCGCACGGACGGCCGAGGCCTACTACCGGGACGTGCGGATCTTCTTCGAGTGGCTGGTGGCCTCGGGCACGGGCGTGCAGCGGGTCTCCGAGATCCGGCCCATCCATATTCTGGATTACCGCGTCGCCATGGTGAAGGACAATTTGAAATTGAGTACGAGAACGCGGCGCGAGTCGGCCCTCCGCCTCTTCTTCAAGCTGATGGTCGAGATCGGCCTCATCCGTGCCCAGGACAACCCGATGGTCGAGCGAAGCGCCTTCCAGCCGCGCGCCCGGGGCGGCCAGCGGGCCCTGCCCGTCTTCCTCAGCGAGGGACAGGCGCGGGAGTTCGTCCGGACCATCCTCGAGCGGGAAGACGCCCAGGGCGGCCGGCAGAGCTGGATGAAGGCGCGGGACGCCGCCCTCTTCACCCTCCTCCTGACCATGGGCCTGCGCGTCTCGGAACTGTGCTCGCTGCGGCTGCGGCATGCGGAGGAGATGCTGCGGCTGGGCTTCTGCACCATCCGGGGCAAGGGCGACAAGGAACGGGTGGTGCCCGTGCCGCCCACGGCCGCCCAGCGGCTTCAGACCTACCTGCGCCAGCGGCCGGCGGTGTTCCCTGCCGGACACCCGCTGGAAGGCCAGCGGGTGTCCGACGCGCTTTTCCTGTCGAAGGACCTGACGCCGATCGGCCCCCGGGGGGTCCAGTTCCTCATCAAGACCTACGCGAAGCGGGCCGGCTTCTCGGCCGACCTGGTCCGGTCGCTCACCCCGCACAAGCTGCGCCACACGTTCGCCACGCTGCTGCTGGAGGGCGGGGCGAACCTGCGGGCGATCCAGGATCTCCTCGGCCATGCCCACATCTCGACCACGCAGATCTACACCCACGTCCGGCGCGAGAACCTGCGGGAGACCATCCGCAGGCTGCCGCAGATCTAG